The genomic interval AAGGAACTCAATAACTACATTGTAAGTTGAGTTTTCCTTGTAGGTTATATAAATTCCAGCTGGACTTTTAATGAAACTGCTTATGACTCTGCTTTGGGAGAGGGTGGTGCCTCTCAGGTCCTGctggttgatgtttgctgctgttaCAAACCCAGCATGTCTGCAACAGCTTGTAATTTAACAATATTCTTGATTACAGCTGGCCACTGCTCAATCCCCTTTGCAGCCTGAGTAGAGCTGCACATTAAGGATAATGTTTGGCAACAGCAGCTTGTGAATGTGTATTTTTCTCCCTTATTTTCCAGTGCATGCACATAAGTACCACTGTACTAATGGAGCAAAAAGTGCTCATTCTGTTCTCTACATCAGCAGTGTGTTCCTCCCGATATCACGGGGGTCTAAATGCTGTTGGGATGAGGCTGTTTTGTCTGCTGTGATCAGGTCAGATGTGTGATTTGTTCTCCTTCTGCCAAAGGAATCTGCTagatatttttatctttgctgGGCCACGTGCTCAGTTTTGCTCTGGTTAAGCACAAGTATGTCAGAAATATTCATTTCTGCTTAGAAGGTAGAATTTTGCCTGGTTCTGATGGATAGGTTTTTACCCTTTCTCAGAGCTGGTAAACAATCATAATCCTATTTCTTAGCAGTCTGTACATGAATGTAGCTGCAGATGTAAGGTGATGTGGTGGAGAAGGTGGAGGGAAGGTGGAAATTGATGTGACATTAAGTAGCTAAAAGCTGCTGCTCCAATACAAGTTCCCTGAATCCCCTGAGTATGAAATGTGCTCCCAGGTGAAGTGAGGAGCTCTTTCTCCACTGCTAAAGTCTGCCTGGGTTAAAAAGTTACTTGTATTTTGCTTTACTGCATCCCACTTCAGGAGACGGAGTGAAGCATTCTGCCAAAAACTGAATGCTCTGCTGCCTTCTTCACTTTCCCTTTCAGCAGTGTTCCTTGGCCATCCTTGTTGGATTTACCAGGCTGTGTTAATATAGAGGACTAAATAGTAAGCTGCAGCAGAAAGCAAATGTATTCATCTGGAGATGCTTCCTCTCTCCAAACCTCCCAGAGCAGCTTGTCCTCCTGGATCAATGAGCTGCTTGTCTTGGTTTCTGTGAAAGCTCCTGAAGCCTCTGTGGTTTGTTCAGTGATGTGTTGTGGTCACTAAGGTGTGACACTATTGCTCTCTCCAAAGAAACTGCTTGGGTATCAGTGTGAGAAAGCATTTCAGGACTGTTACCCTATTTCTCAAATTGTTCTAGATCCTCCAAGTTAGGAAAAGGTAAGAAAAATATGTTGCCTTCTTTTGGGATGAATTATTGTACAGCAGGAGTAATCAGCTGATGTGAAATGAAGCTTGAGTTGAGAAGCTGCTGGTTGTGAAACAGAGGCAGTGACCTCGAGGGGCTGCCCTCACTTGAGGCACTTctgtcctgctctcccagccgGGTGGGTGAACAGCCTGTCCTTCAGCCCTGTAGTTTTAATTCTTCATTTCCCCTTACCAGGGTGACCTTGTCCTCCACGGACTGTTACATTGTGCACGAGATCTACAACGGGGAGAATGCTCAGGACCAGTTTGAGTACGAGCTGGAGCAGGCGCTGGAAGCGCAGTACAAGTACATCGTGATCGAGCCCACGCGCATCGGCGACGAGACGGCGCGCTGGATCACCGTGGGGAACTGCCTGCACAAGACGGCCGTGCTGGCAGGCACCACCTGCCTCTTCACCCCTCTGGCACTGCCAGTAGATTATTCTCACTACATCTCCCTGCCCGCTGGAGTGCTGAGCGTGGCTTGCTGCACCCTCTACGGGATCTCTTGGCAGTTTGATCCCTGTTGCAAGTACCAGGTCGAGTACGATGCCTATAAACTTTCGCGCCTGCCCCTGCATACGCTCACCTCGTCCACTCCCGTGGTGCTGGTGAGGAAGGACGACCTGCACAGAAAGAGACTGCACAACACGATAGCACTCGCTGCCCTGGTGTACTGTGTAAAGAAGATCTATGAACTCTACGCTGTATGACTTcagcagggaagagagaaaCCCACAAAGACAAGTGTATTAAGACTCCCACAGtaacattttgtttttcctctttgagaAGCGGTGGAGACTGGGAAGGATTTGGTTTAATAGAGctgttatttttcaaataacacATCACTGGTGCACCAAGGTTTTTCAGTTCTTCGTTACACTTGAGATGTGGATGTGTGGTGACTTGAGATCCGTATGTTAGGCCAGGGGAGTCCAATCCAGCAGCAGAATGTCGATGAAAGAAAGCAATAGAAAGAAGGGGTGTGAgagctgctttcttttttttttttcctttttttttttttttttttttttggggaaacATTTAAGTATATTGTTTAATTGTATTACACAGAACCAGCCAGAAGTTATCATTGACCATTAAAGGATGAGAATTTCAAATGCTCTTGCTCTCTTGTCACTGTTATCATAGTGATATCACTTTAAGTGTCCAGCTACAAACACATTCTGCTTAGTTCTTGTAGAAGTTCTTCCTAAGGTGGATACATCTCTGAAATGCCTTGAGCcacaagcagggctgggggctgccaaGGTGGGAACCTACTTGCCTTACCTTTGTGCTGTGCCCTGACCACACAATTCCACTGCTTTTGCCTGGAACACAGGAGCTGCCTGCTTCTGCTGCAAGGCATCCACGTGACTGCATCTTGTAACTGTGCTACCTGAAATTTTAGAATTCAGTACTGTgcattaattcattttttagCTCTAAACTCAAAATCTTGTTCTTAGAATGGGAAACATTTACTCCTCTGTGAGATCTgccagttatttttaaaagataggAGCTTGCTGTCTGTAATCTCCTCCCACCACATGGAGAATAGGTGTGGCTGGCATTGGCAGGGCCAGCTTGGCAGGGCTCCAGGTGTTACATTTGGAATAGGAGAGCAAAGGCCTGCAGTGAGAGCTGCCTGTGCACTGTgtgctccctgctccagtgggagctgcagcctgccctTCACAGCTGAAACACTGACCTTGACAGGGGTCAGAccccaaattctgcttttctgtctttatCTCTCTGAATTGCCACAGCAAGCACCAAGGACTCTCCCTGTCCTCGCCTCCATGGCTGTTCTGACCACGGTTCTGACTTGTGCTTCCCTGCTGGGGCAGTTTTTCTGTGAGCAGGACATGCAGCCCACTGTGGTGTGCTGGGCAAACTGGGTTTGCTGGGTGTTCTCAGTCCTTagcaccagcacaggcagctgtaCATGAGTGGGCTGGAGAAGCTCCAGTGGCAGTGAGACATTTCTGGGTGGCAGCAGCCCTTTGTACAGTGGCTGAGCTCTTTCCCTCCAAGGTTAAAAGAAGCTGGGATCCAGAGCGTCTATTTATAGCAACAATGTACAGTTGCCTTGGCAGAGAGGAGGCAAAGAAATGCAACTACTTCATCTTTCAGTGGTtaggccaggctgggcaggctgCCCTTCCACCCTGACGTGTCTCCAGAGTCCCTGCTGGATGGATTTGAAGCCAGCAGCACATCTGCCACAGCTAATACTGCTTACTGCTACACATGAAGTACCTTTGTGCTGGCCACACCAAAGGCGTTCCTGGTCTTTGTTTTACTCAGTGCAGAATAATTCTCAGAGCTGTTAGTTCCTTTCCTGCACCAAACCTCTGGGATCCTGGTACTTTTTTGTGTTAAGCTTCCCCTGATCTGGAATGATCACTATGGCAGGTTCCCTAAATGCATGGCTGCCATCAGAGATTGGAGTTAAAAATTAGCAAGTTTCCTGGGGTCTCTTACTGCAGGAGGAAAGGTGAAAAGTCAGCTTAGCTGTCAGAATGGGTAGGTCTGATTCAAAACCAGCTGTTACTCCATTCTGAGgtggaggggcagaggggcttgTTTTCCAAGGAATCTCAGTGATAACATAGCTAAAATGCTTTTCAACATTCTGGTTGTTAGTCAGTCTGGGATGTAGCTGCACAAGGTGATCTGGGAGAATGAGAGAGGTCTTGAGGGGTATTTCAGTGCACAGTGAAATGGTAAAACAACTTCAAAAAATTCTCATCCATGTGGAGTGGTGCTGTatctgctgtccccagtgccagtAGCTCAGTGGAATAACAGTGGCTGGGGACAAACCTCCCTTCAGAAGCCCCCACACTttgctgcccaccctgccaaTTGTGGATGTGCTCTGGAGTGTGCAGCATTCCCCTTGTCACAGAGAGGGAATTTACTTCCAAAGGGAATGGATGCACCCTCAGCAACCTCTGCCTTGGAGCTGTAGTTCCCACAGTAACTACCCACAGTAACTCCCCACACATAATTTTTCCCTCAGGCCTGATGTGTTTCACCCTCAGTGCCCTGGATGGGAACACAGAAATGCAAAGCAGCCCCTCGGTCCTTCCTGGGTAGCCACGACCTGAAACACCAGAACATGGAGCAGCTGAACAAACCTGGTAGGAGCACTGCAATTCACTGAGAAACTGAGGATCTGAGCATGGGAAACATAAGGAAAAGCACAACTAACACCAACACTCCCCTtgtggagaggaggagaaggtaaTGTCTTGCTTTCCTATCTTAACAGGAAAAAAGGTGACTGCACACCTGAAAGCTTCAACTTGTCAGTCGAGCCCAGGGCCTTCCTGTGACacagctgcagcctcagccaCAGAGAAGGTGGCAGAGCATGGATGTCctgacagagcagcagcactgtcatCATTAAACACATCCTGGTTCTCAAGAGATCATTTATAAATCTGAAGTGGTTAAGAAAAGGCTTTTAGAAGGAGGAGGTCCTTTTGAGCTTGCACACCTGTATCAGAGTTTGTGTGACTAATCCTCTGTGTGGATTCACACTAAGCCAGCAGGTCCCATAAAGAGGGCTGAGATAAAGTATGTTGTTCTGCAGCTACTGCTGGTACAACACCATCTTGCAGGGatgtaagaaaagaaaaagaaaaccctcctgcttttccttcctcttatGTTACgtgctgtgaggagctggaATAGACCAAGGGGTTAATTTCATAGCACTGTAATTTATTTGTCATCTGATGTGCACTCCCAGGCAGGACACATGGAAAATGC from Poecile atricapillus isolate bPoeAtr1 chromosome 14, bPoeAtr1.hap1, whole genome shotgun sequence carries:
- the TMEM11 gene encoding transmembrane protein 11, mitochondrial, with amino-acid sequence MAAWGRRRAGPGGTNSGGGRDRVTLSSTDCYIVHEIYNGENAQDQFEYELEQALEAQYKYIVIEPTRIGDETARWITVGNCLHKTAVLAGTTCLFTPLALPVDYSHYISLPAGVLSVACCTLYGISWQFDPCCKYQVEYDAYKLSRLPLHTLTSSTPVVLVRKDDLHRKRLHNTIALAALVYCVKKIYELYAV